tagggtaaaaatgttgaaattcactcagatttatctgaaaatgaaattttttccagctgAAACATTGGAAAAGGTGTTCATGAATTACTCCAACTGTAGGgccatttttgagatttttctccAATCAGCTGATAGCTGATAGGAGTATTATTTCAAgattaattaaatatttaattttcaatatttttgcaccaccttttaatttaaaaatttaaaaacaatgtATGGTGCACTAGACCATTTTGTAGAAGTGTCGAATTTCCTCTGTTACacggtcttgacacgacaaattttagttgaattctaaaatgtgtgcgcctttaaatcaTACTGTACATTAAAACTCTCGTAGCTACAGAATTTTCAtcgttttgaaataatttttgtttaatgttTTATAGCTCATgagtatacttttttttaacttttgataattttaatgataatatgaaaaattgcgTCTATTGTTCTACAGCGGtttgaaaactgtttaaaatttatataagagtaatttgggaaattggttcaaattctgaaaaaccttttaaaaaacgCGAAAGAATGAGAAATTCAATACTCAattgttcacttttttctgaattttctttttgaattctctCCAAAATTAGAAGCCACACCTTTtcccaaccaatcagcgagtTCGAGCTCCACCCACTCCACCTGATTGGTTCAGAAGTGGGCAGAGCGAATCGTTGATTGGTCTTAAGATTTTTGCCGAAATagtaaaaattgtgtttttaagttaaatctatctcaattttttccgttttttttttgggtatttcTAATTCTTAGGCAATATAGAGGTATTTTAAACCAAGATCTCAGCcaccttcatttttcaaattcgagtgctgatttgtaattttaaaaaacattatttataATTCCGATTTCTAGGCATACCTTCACCATGAGAACACAACCAAGTTTATTGAAGCGATGgattcatttttcttgattcgggaagatttttattatttggaTAGTTTGAAATGGTAAGATCTTTACTTAAATCCCTtaatttcttcttcttgttttttttttcaatttcagaaatattggaATTGAAGCTGCGACGTCATCACTCCCacaaaacgaaaaatacaCCATCAAATGTCTGGATGGTGTAACTGTAACAGCTCCAAAAGTGctctttgaaatttattcagagTACGACGCGGGACGAAGAAGACACTCGGAAACTGTCGGAGATGATCCAAATAAACTTGAGCTCAGCTTTTCGTCGGCAGCGTTGAAACTTGCATTGGATTGTCTAATTGATACTCGAATATTCTATGCAGCCAGTATGGAATTGGTGAGTTGAAGAATGAGACGAAGATCTTTCGATATACCCTATTTACGATTCTGATACtgaatattaatttgaaagaattcaaaaaaatctctgatttcaaattaatatttttgaatttttgaaaatccgaaaatccattggttacctaatttttgatatttggtaTCAAGAACATAATAGGGtctatagaaaaatttttgtccgAGCCGTTAATCCtccttcaaatttgaattaatgTGTCCTATTTATGTTTCTTTCTAGAAAATGGAAGTCTACACGATGGCCACATATTGCATTTTCTCGCAGATCAAGCCGGAGCTTTTAGAAATGATCGTTCTTACAGGTTTGGAGGAATGAGAAAtacgtttttgtttttattttttgggcaagGCTTGGGTAAGAAGTTGCGAAGTCTTGGGTAGGAAGCTGGCGGCAAACGCCGAGTAGGTAGGCGCGAGGTACATAGATACATAAGAAATGTAGTAGGTATGGCATTTGCGTCGCGCCTAGGCTCTATTCCATTTGACACCCTCTTCCCCCCAACTTGACCTCCCGGGCTATAGCTGGTCCAACTGGTCATTTTACTTATTTGTCCACACAtcttttttctactttttttttatcttaaGGTGTAGCTCTTTCTTGTgacaaataaacaattattattatcacgagggaaaccttttttttcaattttggcaaatttctcgttttcagTCCGCATAGAAGTACTAggctattcaatttttactatgtaaagttgagaaaaatattcgattacattgaaaattatgtaaaaatcgcggcgaaaaaattcagaccaaaaacaaaaaaaaacattatcaaTTCAGTTCATCGTATAATTACATAAATATTTAGCTGAAGAGCAACACTACAAACACATCAGTTACCTCGTCTGGAATCAACCTGAAGAAATGATTGAACTCATCGCAAAACATAGACCGGATATGATTataatgtggaaaaatattccaattcGTGACAATTATTTAATGACTTTGAATTTGTAAGCCAAAAACCTTCTCTTACATAATAATTTAtgattgataatttttagaatagttcaaaaattgaaaggcAACTACGACACGTTCAAACTCATCCTTGGAGCGAACCTGCCAATTATGGCTTCGAAAGATGAATTTGTGAATGGAAAACAGAAAGTAAATCCGAAtatcattctgaaatttttatctcATGAAGAAAAAGACAAGGATGTCAAGTGGGAGCTGATGGTTAGTTCGAGAAAAAAGAGTTTACGGTCAATTGaatgtattttcagaagaCAATTCAGTCATGGGACAACGAGAACGCTAAAGGAAGAAAGAGACCGTTTGATTTCCCGTTCACTCTTGGTTTTGATtcttaaataattattttttaagatatCATTCTGATTCGACTTTCTATGacggttttctttttttatattttaatttattaggTTGGCAAGAAAGTCCTGTCCTATTTTTCAATCACTTATTTCTCGTAGCAAACTAAAACAAGAAATCAGTAATATGCTTCATCATGAGCAAGAAAATCCGGCCAACGTTTGGGTAACTTTTGGATTTCTTGCCTGTAAAATGCAGCGGGTAGGGTTTCAAAGTATTGCATCAGTTCCACTATGAGATTTTTTCGTGTTGTGAAGGCTCTACCTTGAAGGGCACGAGTCTGATAGAAGAAAAGCTAATAATCATTTGGAGGAATGTCAGGAGAACACGGTAGCTGAGAGAGAACCGCTCATCCATATTTTGTCACTTCCTACATCACTTGTTTTAAAGCATGTGGTTGAGCGTTTTAATGTTGGGAATATACTTTCTTATACTGTAAGGCTGAGAAATCGACTGTTTTCTTTAAACTCCATAGTTGTCTTGAGTAGGTCTCTCCGGTAATAAATTCACCCTTAGATAACAGCTCCCTAAATATGGGGCCGGTCAGTCACAGAgagcatacttttttttgggtgaaggCCGAGTTTCGGAACATACTGTGGGGTTTGTCCTTCTCCAATCCACTGGGCTCGTCTGTGATGGTTAGCGTACTACACCCACTTTCCGTTTCTAGTAATGAGCTGGTCCAAACAACGGCCACCGCCGTGGAGAGTGAGGAGATTACATGAAACATCAACTCGGTGGTTAAGGTTGGCAAGGGTCAAATCAAGAGGTACAAATGgaccaaaaattttactcATGCCGAGCAATTTCAAGCCATCTGTTATAGAGTTATGAACGACCTCAAGCGCGCTTGCAAGCTTACGGGTGGGTTTAAACGGATCCGATTCAACACTGGCTTTTACTGCATTCAAATCCAACTCATGTGGTCTTTTGAGCATTCCTTTTCATTCAAAGAAAAGTTGATATTTCCGAAACGATTGAACCATCTCTGTATGGTTTTATACGAGGGAGCAGGTCTATCATAAATTTTCATCAGAAGAGTTTTTGAATCCTTCATTGTGTTGTGCGCCAAGAGAATGTATAACAGAACATGCCGAAGATGAATTGAGGTAGGTATATTTATCGCAAGAGAACTTGAACtaagagagagggagagaagttggggggggggggggggggggataaTTACtgcaaatacttttttctgcTTATCAAACATTAGGAGCCAATAAACACCAAAATTGATATTCAGCCCACAaggacaaaacaaaaaattaggacAGGACTTTCTTGCCAACCTAATACTTTTCTTGCCGACTTTTTATTTCCGTTGGTTAAGCTTTACGATATGTAGTATTTAGGTGCACGaatgttttaataaaactttttgtgaAGTCTTTTAAATTTGTTCTATGATTATCATTCAAAGTGGAAGAACTTTCAATGGTTTTAAttcaaaagtcaaaagttaaatcgataatttctcgaaaatcgcATTAAAAACGTGAGCTTTAACTTTGTAACACGTTGCtctcgttttttatttttcctaaaaatcgaCGCAGATCTGTCGagaattttcgcaaaattcaATCATTCCCCGATTGAACGGACGAAGTGAAGTG
This is a stretch of genomic DNA from Caenorhabditis elegans chromosome V. It encodes these proteins:
- the D1086.21 gene encoding Response regulator (Partially confirmed by transcript evidence); the protein is MELKMEVYTMATYCIFSQIKPELLEMIVLTAEEQHYKHISYLVWNQPEEMIELIAKHRPDMIIMWKNIPIRDNYLMTLNLIVQKLKGNYDTFKLILGANLPIMASKDEFVNGKQKVNPNIILKFLSHEEKDKDVKWELMKTIQSWDNENAKGRKRPFDFPFTLGFDS